A single window of Mycolicibacterium madagascariense DNA harbors:
- a CDS encoding SDR family oxidoreductase produces the protein MSAAHEASKGLRLLVVGASSGIGHAVAASAATRGAKVAVAARRMDLLTKLADDIGGTAFELDVEDSAAITRVVDSAADVLGGLDAVVFTSTVVPMAHIEDTDVATWIHAFSVNTLGANGVVRAALPHLSENGVVLVASSNDVGRPRAGVAAYDASKAALEEILRSWRGEHPELCIVRVGIGPTQDTEILRGADRELLAQLFESWVAHGQLPAQMSALEDVADALVSLVDLAYRNPTVVPEVVQLAPRIRTRDA, from the coding sequence GTGAGTGCTGCACACGAGGCGTCGAAGGGTCTGCGTCTGCTCGTCGTCGGGGCATCGTCGGGCATCGGCCACGCGGTCGCCGCCAGCGCGGCCACCCGCGGCGCCAAGGTGGCCGTCGCCGCCCGCCGGATGGACCTGCTGACCAAGCTCGCCGACGACATCGGCGGCACGGCCTTCGAGCTCGACGTCGAGGACTCCGCGGCCATCACGCGCGTGGTCGACTCCGCCGCCGACGTGCTCGGCGGACTCGACGCCGTGGTCTTCACCAGCACCGTCGTGCCGATGGCCCACATCGAGGACACCGACGTCGCGACCTGGATCCACGCCTTCAGCGTCAACACCCTCGGCGCCAACGGCGTCGTGCGCGCCGCACTGCCGCACCTGTCGGAGAACGGCGTCGTGCTGGTCGCCTCCAGCAATGACGTCGGCAGGCCGCGGGCCGGCGTGGCGGCCTACGACGCCAGCAAGGCCGCCCTCGAGGAGATCCTGCGATCGTGGCGCGGCGAGCATCCCGAACTCTGCATCGTGCGCGTCGGCATCGGGCCCACCCAGGACACCGAGATCCTGCGCGGCGCCGACCGCGAGCTGCTGGCGCAGCTGTTCGAGTCGTGGGTGGCGCACGGCCAGCTCCCGGCTCAGATGTCGGCGCTCGAGGACGTCGCGGACGCGCTGGTGTCGCTGGTCGACCTCGCCTACCGCAACCCGACCGTCGTTCCGGAGGTCGTGCAGCTGGCGCCGCGGATCCGCACGCGAGACGCCTGA
- a CDS encoding PTS sugar transporter subunit IIA: protein MSPTRILAPVPGRAIALRDVPDPVFSQGMVGYGAAIEPPHQVLDAVAPVGGAIVRLLPHAYVVMTADGVGVLVHLGLDTVALKGEGFTVHVEQGDQVSAGQRIVTYDVPAIVAKGLRPVVPVVVMDEREEGNVVPAESVGTEIACGTDLFTVNS, encoded by the coding sequence ATGAGTCCGACACGAATCCTTGCCCCGGTGCCCGGCCGCGCGATCGCGCTTCGAGACGTGCCCGATCCGGTGTTCTCGCAGGGGATGGTCGGCTACGGCGCCGCGATCGAACCGCCGCACCAGGTCCTCGATGCGGTGGCCCCGGTCGGCGGCGCCATCGTCCGGCTCCTGCCGCACGCCTACGTCGTCATGACCGCCGACGGCGTCGGCGTCCTGGTCCATCTCGGACTGGACACCGTCGCGCTCAAGGGCGAGGGTTTCACGGTGCACGTGGAACAGGGCGACCAGGTCAGCGCCGGGCAGCGCATCGTCACCTACGACGTGCCCGCGATCGTCGCCAAGGGACTGCGCCCCGTCGTGCCCGTCGTGGTGATGGACGAACGCGAGGAGGGCAACGTCGTGCCGGCCGAGTCGGTCGGCACCGAGATCGCCTGTGGCACAGACCTCTTCACGGTGAACAGCTAG
- a CDS encoding PTS transporter subunit EIIC has protein sequence MNDPAAQPKSGLRIPGFAQLQRLGKSLMLPIAVLPAAGILLRLGQDDLLGRIKAPVIGPFFHAMSAAGDAIFSNLPLLFAVGVAIGFAKKADGSTALAAVVGYLVVQAVFKTMSPIVLAGQVDKAGEQAQINYSVFAGIVVGVLTAWLFDRYHTIQLPSYLGFFGGRRFVPIVVSLACLFLAFAMSYCYPLFDAGLTGLGEFIGGSGAIGAFVYGFANRMLIPVGLHHIVNSYVWFIYGDYRAPDGKVVTGELTRFAAGDPSAGLLTSGFFPILMFGLPAAALAMIHVANKKQRRVAVGILSAAGLTAFLTGVTEPLEFAFMFVAFPLYVIHAVLTGLSLAIAYLLDIHLGFSFSAGLIDLLLYGTAPAAKNVPLLIGMGVVFFVVYYVLFRFAITRWNMRTPGREPDDEFETEEQANLGDGTDAATVVSPTTPTTAPTGSTAEQLIDAFGGRANLVTVDACITRLRMEVADPGKVDQARLKSLGAAGVIEVGNSVQAVFGTQAEALKNDITAIL, from the coding sequence ATGAATGACCCTGCGGCACAGCCCAAGTCGGGTCTACGCATACCGGGGTTCGCGCAACTGCAGCGCCTCGGCAAGAGCCTCATGCTGCCGATCGCGGTGTTGCCCGCGGCGGGAATCCTTCTGCGCCTAGGTCAGGACGATCTGCTCGGCAGGATAAAGGCGCCCGTCATCGGACCGTTCTTCCACGCCATGAGCGCGGCGGGCGATGCCATCTTCAGCAATCTGCCGTTGCTCTTCGCGGTCGGTGTCGCCATCGGATTCGCCAAGAAGGCAGACGGTTCCACCGCGCTGGCCGCCGTCGTCGGCTACCTGGTGGTGCAGGCCGTGTTCAAGACCATGTCGCCGATCGTGCTGGCCGGACAGGTCGACAAGGCGGGCGAGCAGGCGCAGATCAACTACAGCGTCTTCGCGGGCATCGTCGTCGGCGTGCTCACCGCGTGGCTCTTCGATCGCTACCACACCATCCAATTGCCTTCGTATCTCGGTTTCTTCGGCGGCCGCCGCTTCGTTCCCATCGTGGTATCGCTGGCGTGTCTGTTCCTGGCGTTCGCGATGAGCTACTGCTATCCGCTCTTCGATGCGGGCCTGACCGGTCTCGGCGAGTTCATCGGCGGCTCCGGCGCGATCGGCGCGTTCGTCTACGGCTTCGCCAACCGCATGCTGATCCCGGTCGGCCTGCACCACATCGTCAACTCGTACGTGTGGTTCATCTACGGCGACTACCGGGCTCCCGACGGCAAGGTCGTCACCGGCGAACTCACCCGCTTCGCCGCCGGTGATCCGTCGGCAGGTCTCCTCACGTCGGGCTTCTTCCCCATCCTGATGTTCGGCCTGCCCGCGGCCGCGCTCGCCATGATCCACGTGGCGAACAAGAAACAGCGCAGGGTCGCGGTCGGCATCCTCTCCGCCGCCGGCCTGACGGCGTTCCTGACGGGCGTGACCGAACCGCTGGAGTTCGCCTTCATGTTCGTGGCGTTCCCGCTGTACGTCATCCACGCCGTCCTCACGGGTCTGTCGCTGGCGATCGCCTACCTGCTGGACATCCACCTCGGGTTCTCGTTCTCGGCGGGACTGATCGACCTCCTGCTCTACGGCACCGCCCCGGCGGCCAAGAACGTCCCGCTGCTGATCGGCATGGGCGTGGTCTTCTTCGTCGTCTACTACGTCCTGTTCCGCTTCGCGATCACTCGGTGGAACATGCGCACGCCCGGCCGGGAACCCGACGACGAGTTCGAGACCGAGGAGCAGGCCAACCTCGGCGACGGCACCGACGCCGCCACGGTCGTGTCGCCGACGACCCCGACGACCGCACCGACCGGCAGCACGGCCGAGCAGCTCATCGACGCCTTCGGCGGCCGGGCCAACCTCGTCACCGTCGACGCCTGCATCACCCGGCTGCGCATGGAGGTGGCCGACCCCGGCAAGGTGGATCAGGCCCGGTTGAAGAGCCTGGGAGCGGCTGGCGTTATCGAGGTCGGCAACAGCGTCCAGGCCGTCTTCGGCACCCAGGCGGAGGCCCTGAAGAACGACATCACCGCGATCCTCTGA